From Coffea arabica cultivar ET-39 chromosome 2e, Coffea Arabica ET-39 HiFi, whole genome shotgun sequence, the proteins below share one genomic window:
- the LOC113732009 gene encoding uncharacterized protein isoform X2: MLQFVEAIIGIQATSKYPDEPPIISIVDSKGLDDVRQNQLIASIRDKAIALSSCLMLVALCEEAVEKLSSMNHPDGDCPLCLNPLLDEKDGNDSLPFMKLMSCFHCFHCECIIRWWNWLQAQKELDHANTSSSVTSIKDMEDQEGMCEITEERMGECPVCRKVFLAKDIEHVLDLVGTDYHLSSSGTESLDEDNLLQSYPEKSRRQKYEAILKLQKENDGLIEPKKHEVLLPGMFLPRSAPPSSISLEKETDGQQSEDGVVGSGATPSVPSNRPSTSKHRNFSGRKHSHRGRSSGKHARRWIQKENGAAN, from the exons ATGTTGCAGTTTGTGGAAGCAATTATTGGGATTCAAGCAACGTCTAAG TATCCGGATGAACCGCCAATTATTAGCATTGTTGATTCAAAGGGTTTAGATGATGTGAGGCAAAATCAATTAATAGCTAGTATAAGGGACAAGGCCATTGCACTCTCCTCGTGTTTGATGCTTGTTGCACTATGTGAG GAAGCAGTGGAGAAGCTCTCTAGTATGAATCATCCAGATGGCGATTGCCCATTATGCTTGAATCCATTACTCGATGAGAAAGATGGCAATGACTCATTGCCATTTATGAAGTTGATGTCCTGTTTTCATTGCTTTCACTG TGAATGCATCATCAGATGGTGGAACTGGCTTCAAGCTCAAAAAGAATTGGATCATGCAAATACTTCTAGTTCTGTCACATCTATCAAGGACATGGAAGACCAAGAAG GTATGTGCGAAATTACTGAAGAAAGGATGGGAGAGTGTCCTGTTTGTCGTAAAGTTTTTCTTGCAAAGGATATTGAACATGTACTTGACTTGGTCGGAACTGACTATCATTTG AGTTCGAGTGGAACTGAATCCTTAGACGAGGACAATCTTCTTCAGTCTTATCCAGAGAAAAGTAGAAGGCAGAAATATGAGGCCATATTGAAACTTCAGAAAGAGAATGATGGCTTAATTGAACCCAAAAAGCACGAAGTACTGTTGCCTGGTATGTTTCTACCTCGGTCGGCTCCACCATCTTCAATTTCCTTGGAGAAAGAAACCGATGGGCAACAAAGTGAAGATGGAGTTGTGGGATCAGGAGCAACACCAAGTGTTCCATCAAATAGGCCTAGCACCAGCAAGCATAGAAACTTCAGTGGCAGGAAGCATTCACACAGAGGACGAAGTTCTGGAAAACATGCAAGGCGGTGGATTCAGAAAGAGAATGGAGCTGCTAATTGA
- the LOC113732009 gene encoding uncharacterized protein isoform X1 → MAASEEEVAAELEAVEAVYSQDSYILQNYPPHLHIQVKPRTADVSSQQFVEAIIGIQATSKYPDEPPIISIVDSKGLDDVRQNQLIASIRDKAIALSSCLMLVALCEEAVEKLSSMNHPDGDCPLCLNPLLDEKDGNDSLPFMKLMSCFHCFHCECIIRWWNWLQAQKELDHANTSSSVTSIKDMEDQEGMCEITEERMGECPVCRKVFLAKDIEHVLDLVGTDYHLSSSGTESLDEDNLLQSYPEKSRRQKYEAILKLQKENDGLIEPKKHEVLLPGMFLPRSAPPSSISLEKETDGQQSEDGVVGSGATPSVPSNRPSTSKHRNFSGRKHSHRGRSSGKHARRWIQKENGAAN, encoded by the exons ATGGCTGCTTCAGAAGAAGAAGTGGCCGCAGAATTGGAAGCTGTGGAAGCAGTTTATAGTCAAGACTCCTATATTCTTCAAAACTACCCTCCCCACCTCCACATCCAGGTTAAACCCCGCACTGCCGATGTCTCTTCTCAACAG TTTGTGGAAGCAATTATTGGGATTCAAGCAACGTCTAAG TATCCGGATGAACCGCCAATTATTAGCATTGTTGATTCAAAGGGTTTAGATGATGTGAGGCAAAATCAATTAATAGCTAGTATAAGGGACAAGGCCATTGCACTCTCCTCGTGTTTGATGCTTGTTGCACTATGTGAG GAAGCAGTGGAGAAGCTCTCTAGTATGAATCATCCAGATGGCGATTGCCCATTATGCTTGAATCCATTACTCGATGAGAAAGATGGCAATGACTCATTGCCATTTATGAAGTTGATGTCCTGTTTTCATTGCTTTCACTG TGAATGCATCATCAGATGGTGGAACTGGCTTCAAGCTCAAAAAGAATTGGATCATGCAAATACTTCTAGTTCTGTCACATCTATCAAGGACATGGAAGACCAAGAAG GTATGTGCGAAATTACTGAAGAAAGGATGGGAGAGTGTCCTGTTTGTCGTAAAGTTTTTCTTGCAAAGGATATTGAACATGTACTTGACTTGGTCGGAACTGACTATCATTTG AGTTCGAGTGGAACTGAATCCTTAGACGAGGACAATCTTCTTCAGTCTTATCCAGAGAAAAGTAGAAGGCAGAAATATGAGGCCATATTGAAACTTCAGAAAGAGAATGATGGCTTAATTGAACCCAAAAAGCACGAAGTACTGTTGCCTGGTATGTTTCTACCTCGGTCGGCTCCACCATCTTCAATTTCCTTGGAGAAAGAAACCGATGGGCAACAAAGTGAAGATGGAGTTGTGGGATCAGGAGCAACACCAAGTGTTCCATCAAATAGGCCTAGCACCAGCAAGCATAGAAACTTCAGTGGCAGGAAGCATTCACACAGAGGACGAAGTTCTGGAAAACATGCAAGGCGGTGGATTCAGAAAGAGAATGGAGCTGCTAATTGA